In Verrucomicrobiia bacterium, the following are encoded in one genomic region:
- a CDS encoding 6-phosphogluconolactonase, with protein MIEHIFVFSNESDLWAVCEQKLRESVDWVSGTGRRPGVFFSGGGTFIPFYERFGDIQGDVFPTDDRMVPEGTVSDTTSMLRREWHRKVVEPGSRVVGVERLGSAQETAAQYEQKIRTWTERGGVFAAALLGVGSDGHTASLFPGQRDMWETTQSWVVATEGEQEPLVPRVTVTPELLRTVPRHIYVLMGSGKLPIANAWLKERKVLPCELVQPAEERYVLLDSVAARDLDPKTYTRY; from the coding sequence ATGATTGAGCACATTTTCGTTTTCTCAAACGAGTCCGACCTCTGGGCGGTGTGTGAACAGAAGTTGCGGGAATCAGTTGACTGGGTGAGTGGTACGGGGCGCCGGCCGGGTGTCTTTTTTTCTGGTGGTGGCACCTTTATCCCGTTTTATGAACGCTTTGGTGATATCCAAGGCGACGTGTTCCCTACCGATGACCGGATGGTACCGGAGGGGACGGTGAGCGATACCACCTCCATGCTGCGAAGGGAATGGCACAGGAAGGTGGTGGAGCCCGGCAGCCGCGTGGTAGGGGTGGAGCGCTTGGGGAGTGCTCAGGAGACCGCTGCCCAGTACGAACAAAAAATCCGCACCTGGACAGAGCGGGGCGGGGTTTTTGCGGCCGCCTTGTTGGGAGTGGGTTCTGACGGGCATACGGCATCCCTCTTTCCGGGCCAAAGGGATATGTGGGAAACAACGCAGTCCTGGGTTGTTGCAACCGAAGGCGAGCAAGAACCGTTAGTGCCACGCGTAACCGTGACGCCGGAGCTACTGCGCACCGTGCCGCGTCATATTTACGTCCTCATGGGTTCGGGGAAGCTTCCCATTGCCAATGCTTGGTTGAAAGAACGGAAAGTACTGCCATGTGAGCTTGTCCAGCCGGCAGAGGAGCGGTACGTGCTCCTTGATTCCGTTGCTGCCCGTGACTTGGATCCAAAAACCTATACGCGCTACTAG